TGCACTTGGTATCCAATTATTCCCCGTATAGATTGATTCGTCCTGAAAGTTGACCCGGCCGGTACTGAATGTCAATACGCCGCCATCGGTCATCGCATCCGATGCGTTTTTGACAAGATTTATTACAGCCTCCTCCATCCTTATGATGTCCGCCATTACATACAGTTCCTTTTCGACAAGCGACATCTTCAATCTGATATTCCCGTTCACGTATTGCGGTAAAAATAATTCCGCCCTTTGAACGATCTCGTTGAGATTCGACTCCTTCAGCCTGATCTTATAATTGACGTTAAACGCTGAAAGGCTTTTAAACTGTTGTTGGTTTCTGATATCATTTGTCATTTTTATACCTCCAATGAAAGATTAATTGCTGAGGCCGTGTCGCCCGTTGC
Above is a window of Syntrophorhabdaceae bacterium DNA encoding:
- a CDS encoding ATP-binding protein; the protein is MTNDIRNQQQFKSLSAFNVNYKIRLKESNLNEIVQRAELFLPQYVNGNIRLKMSLVEKELYVMADIIRMEEAVINLVKNASDAMTDGGVLTFSTGRVNFQDESIYTGNNWIPSACAVFSIEDTGTGMDKRTSERAFEPFFTTKPGMGKGLGLPIAYSIIKQHNGSIKVDSSPGRGTKVNVYLPLVKTVIRQMQPIPLSPSLIAGRLNGDARY